The Macrotis lagotis isolate mMagLag1 chromosome 6, bilby.v1.9.chrom.fasta, whole genome shotgun sequence genome includes a window with the following:
- the POU4F1 gene encoding POU domain, class 4, transcription factor 1, with translation MMSMNSKQPHFAMHPTLPEHKYPSLHSSSEAIRRACLPTPPLQSNIFASLDETLLARAEALAAVDIAVSQGKSHPFKPDATYHTMNSVPCTSTSTVPLAHHHHHHHHHHQALEPGDLLDHISSPSLALMAGGGGAGGGGAGGGGHEGAGGGAGGGGGGGAGGGGGGGGGGPGGGGGGGGGLLGGSAHPHSHMHGLGHLSHPAAAAMNMPSGLPHPGLVAAAAHHGAAAAAAAAAAGQVAAASAAAAVVGAAGLASICDSDTDPRELEAFAERFKQRRIKLGVTQADVGSALANLKIPGVGSLSQSTICRFESLTLSHNNMIALKPILQAWLEEAEGAQREKMNKPELFNGGEKKRKRTSIAAPEKRSLEAYFAVQPRPSSEKIAAIAEKLDLKKNVVRVWFCNQRQKQKRMKFSATY, from the exons ATGATGTCCATGAACAGCAAACAACCACATTTTGCCATGCATCCTACCCTACCTGAACACAAATACCCATCTCTACATTCCAGCTCCGAAGCAATACGAAGAGCCTGTCTCCCAACTCCACCG CTGCAGAGCAACATCTTCGCCAGCCTGGACGAGACGCTGCTGGCGCGCGCCGAGGCTCTGGCGGCCGTGGACATCGCCGTGTCCCAGGGCAAGAGCCACCCCTTCAAGCCCGATGCCACCTATCACACCATGAACAGCGTGCCGTGCACCTCCACCTCCACCGTGCCGCTGgcgcaccaccaccaccaccaccaccaccaccaccaggcGCTCGAGCCGGGCGACCTGCTGGACCACATCTCCTCGCCGTCCCTGGCGCTCATggccggcggcggcggggccggcggcggcggcgcgggcggCGGCGGGCACGAAGGGGCCGGCGGcggcgcgggcggcggcggcggcggcggggccggcggcggcggcggcggcggcggcggcgggccgggcggcggcggcggcggcggcggcggcctccTGGGCGGCTCGGCCCACCCGCACTCGCACATGCACGGCCTGGGCCACCTGTCGCACCCGGCGGCGGCGGCCATGAACATGCCCTCGGGGCTGCCGCACCCGGGGCTGGTGGCGGCGGCCGCGCACCacggcgcggcggcggcggcggcggcggcggcggcgggccaGGTGGCGGCGGCGTCGGCGGCGGCCGCCGTGGTGGGGGCCGCGGGGCTGGCCTCCATCTGCGACTCGGACACGGACCCCCGGGAGCTGGAGGCCTTCGCCGAGCGCTTCAAGCAGCGGCGGATCAAGCTCGGGGTGACGCAGGCCGACGTGGGCTCGGCCCTGGCCAACCTCAAGATCCCCGGGGTGGGCTCGCTGAGCCAGAGCACCATCTGCCGCTTCGAGTCGCTCACGCTGTCGCACAACAACATGATCGCGCTGAAGCCCATCCTGCAGGCGTGGCTGGAGGAGGCCGAGGGCGCGCAGCGCGAGAAAATGAACAAGCCCGAGCTCTTCAACGGCGGCGAGAAGAAGCGCAAGCGGACTTCCATCGCCGCCCCCGAGAAGCGCTCCCTCGAGGCCTACTTCGCCGTGCAGCCCCGGCCCTCCTCCGAGAAGATCGCCGCCATCGCCGAGAAACTGGACCTCAAAAAGAATGTGGTGCGGGTTTGGTTTTGCAACCAGAGACAGAAGCAGAAAAGGATGAAATTCTCCGCCACCTACTGA